One window from the genome of Synechococcus sp. PROS-7-1 encodes:
- the glmU gene encoding bifunctional UDP-N-acetylglucosamine diphosphorylase/glucosamine-1-phosphate N-acetyltransferase GlmU, whose amino-acid sequence MLAVAVLAAGKGTRMKSALPKVLQPLAGATLVERVLASARTLAPERRILIVGHQAERVEEQLNHLEGLEFVLQQPQNGTGHAVQQLIAPLQSFTGELLVLNGDVPLLRAETIEQLVETHRNSGADVTLLTARLADPTGYGRVFADDDGRVSAIVEHRDCSEEQRRNTLTNAGIYCFNWSKLLAVLPNLSTDNDQGELYLTDTVSMLERAMHLEVADADEVNGINNRRQLAQCETLLQQRLRDHWMDQGVTFVDPASCTLSESCRFGRDVVIEPQTHLRGVCSIGDNCRLGPGSLLEDSELAENVTVLHSVVRGAKVARDVAVGPFANLRPAADIGEGCRIGNFVEVKKSTLAAGTKVNHLSYIGDAELGTDVNVGAGTITANYDGVNKHRTVIGDRSKTGANSVLVAPVTIGADVTIGAGSTITKDVPNGSLALGRAKQWVKEGWNS is encoded by the coding sequence ATGCTCGCCGTTGCCGTTCTGGCCGCAGGAAAAGGCACTCGCATGAAGAGTGCTCTGCCAAAGGTGCTGCAGCCCCTGGCAGGAGCCACGCTGGTGGAGCGGGTTCTGGCCAGTGCCAGAACACTGGCACCAGAACGCCGGATCCTGATCGTGGGGCACCAAGCCGAACGCGTAGAAGAGCAACTGAATCATCTCGAAGGTCTGGAATTTGTTCTCCAGCAACCGCAGAACGGAACCGGCCATGCCGTTCAGCAATTAATCGCTCCTCTTCAGAGCTTTACCGGGGAATTGCTGGTCCTGAATGGAGACGTTCCCTTGCTTCGAGCCGAAACGATTGAGCAGTTAGTGGAGACCCACCGCAACAGCGGTGCCGACGTGACCTTGCTCACGGCACGTCTGGCCGATCCGACTGGATACGGGCGTGTCTTCGCCGATGACGACGGTCGCGTGAGCGCCATTGTTGAGCACCGTGATTGCAGCGAAGAGCAGCGACGCAACACGCTGACCAACGCTGGCATCTACTGCTTCAACTGGAGCAAGCTCCTGGCCGTGCTGCCCAACCTCAGCACCGACAACGACCAGGGTGAGCTGTATCTAACCGATACCGTCTCCATGCTGGAGCGCGCCATGCATCTCGAGGTGGCAGACGCCGATGAAGTGAACGGAATCAACAACCGTCGTCAGCTAGCGCAGTGCGAAACCCTGCTCCAACAGCGCCTTCGCGACCATTGGATGGATCAGGGAGTGACCTTCGTGGATCCAGCCAGCTGCACCCTGAGTGAGTCATGCCGGTTTGGACGCGACGTTGTGATCGAACCTCAGACCCACCTGCGTGGTGTGTGCAGCATCGGCGACAACTGCCGCCTCGGACCTGGCAGCCTGCTGGAGGATTCCGAACTGGCCGAGAATGTCACCGTGCTGCATTCGGTGGTCCGCGGTGCCAAAGTCGCTCGCGATGTAGCGGTTGGCCCTTTTGCCAACCTGAGGCCGGCAGCAGACATCGGCGAAGGCTGCCGCATCGGCAACTTTGTTGAAGTGAAGAAGAGCACCCTGGCCGCAGGCACCAAGGTGAACCACCTGAGTTACATCGGTGATGCAGAACTTGGAACAGACGTGAATGTGGGCGCCGGAACGATCACCGCGAATTACGACGGTGTCAACAAACACCGCACCGTGATCGGAGACCGAAGCAAGACAGGAGCCAATTCGGTGCTGGTCGCCCCGGTCACCATCGGCGCCGATGTAACGATCGGAGCAGGATCCACGATCACCAAAGATGTTCCAAATGGCTCCCTGGCACTGGGTCGTGCCAAACAATGGGTGAAAGAGGGCTGGAATTCCTGA